The sequence AGTGTAAATAATGTGGAAAAATATgtgataggtaaataaaattgagTTTTCAATGTGCAGATCCTCATGTACGTATCGCAGGCAGGCCTGATGATGTACGACTGGCACGGGAGAAGATTATGCAGCTACTGGACACCAGGGTAAGATTATGGCCTTAATCCATACTGTATTGTCCTAGATTaaagtttatctgtctgtcttttaccTTGACCAAAGGCTCGGAGAGCATAGAAACGAGCaaaagataattttaaattcaaaatttctaCGGGATTTACTATAGCTGTAAGAAGTTGTGtaatatttataagtaggtaaggtaTTTGGCATTgcacaaataatttatttcagttaAGTTCgagtctattattatttatctgttagtgtagtagataggtagatagtaTACTCATATATTCATACTATGATACAAATGAATAATAACTTGAATTgcctatttctttttatttctgtGGATCTCTTATCTTTAATTCATGtctcatttttcatttttaataaaGATGTACATAATAGTTCATTTAGCATTAGGTAATGCCCGGGACgttgttcacgtggatttagatttttttaagaatcccgtgggaacttttatttttcgggGCATAAAAAACTTATGTTTGATATCTCTGTACTtactaaattttatcaaaaatggTAAAACATatgagccgtgaaaacctagcagacagacaaaccgacagacacaatttcgctttttaaattttataattttattatactgaTATATTGTATGGATAACAAGCGCCTAGGCTGCCGAGTGCCTTGGGCCGGTGCACATTGCTTACCGtaggttttttattcattacaaGTTAAGTTAAGgtgcgcgggtgacgtgcgggtgtgcggggcgtcccccagcctcattccccgattgccatctcgaccagtCGCGTACTACATCTTAGGAGGATCAAACTGTTAGTAAATTGGGGGTATTTTTTGTCCGCAGAGTAACCGTGTCACCATGAAGATAGACGTGAGCTACACAGATCACTCGCACATCATTGGCAAGGTGAGTGACGGCCAATTAAATTATGCTAatagttagtacctacttacctacttgctaAGTATTTAATTGATAATGTAGGTCACGTCGGTAGCATGGGCGGTAAAAATGACCGATAGGAGTTTCGTTCAATAGGGATGATGCCTACGTCAAAAATTAACGCGTTTGGCAGGGCGTTGTAATTACATATTGTGacatttactatttatattttttaacccccgacccaaaaagaggggtgttataagtttgacgtgtgtatctgtgtatctgtgtgtctgtgtatctgtgtatctgtctgtggcatcgtagcgcctaaacgaatgaacctacTTACGAACGAGTAAAatgaatttactttttttttgtttgaaaggtggcttgatcgagagtgttcttagctataatccaaaaaaattggttcagccgtttaagagttatcagctcttttctagttttcttgtcgaaaagaaggttagataaccgttaggttcataatattatgtcaattgacaaatgtcaagctgtcaagatggacgttgcctaggtacataattatttatttgaaaatgatgttttggaaaactcagatactttagatcgtaggcgcggaatagtccaagaaaatcagttcagccgtttgaagtcttttcggtcttttctagttactgtaaccttcacttgtcggaggtgttataaatttttaatttacacttgtattgacGAATATTAATGGTATAATAGACATAAGTATAgtatgatttagttttttcgtgaacacattttaactttttttgtgatggaatCACACATTCAGtcttcggattttttcttttactggtgctataagacctacctgccaaatttcatgattctaggtcaacgaaaagtacctaccctataggttttcttgacagacacgacagacagacagaaaataaagtgatcctataagggttccgtttttttttaaattccggaaacctaaaaatttgactttatactttgacataagattttttacacctttattacctgttatctcccaaagccaccaagATCAAAACTTCATAGCCGCTGGTCGTTCCTCCTTGTGATGGGGACCATACGCAGaggaactttcagcttttataaaataacgaagatctggcacacgttggctcttagtccataagtaAACCCACTTGTGTAGTTTAGTTTACCACATTTAGCTTAGTCGAGTTTGATCTCCCTCCACCTAGCTACTCTTCTTAGTGGCGATCAGCGggttgattcgctaactcagtgtctaacactgaatgatagccaccgagttcactttttaatccattgaagattttctACGAAGAAATATTTAAgatcacccagtgaagcagcaatgtagaaccaaccaacctcggtggctatcattcagtgtcagacactgagttagctgATCCACAGTTACGAACGAAAGGCCGACTGGACTGGAGAGAGAGAAACGCCTTTATAAAATGAAtagctaatttatttatttgcgttTAGTTTGTATTtgctaaaaaaaatcattattataatttctttgtaatttttttacatgtaattatttaagtcgaatgataaaattgattattaCTAAGTAATTGTCATTCAGGTTTATACTTTACTTGGTAATGTGATATGGTCACTACAGACAGAGCACCggtctcctctctgaatgagaaggtttttggctatagtctaccacgctggccaagtgcgtcaAATAATGGTCAAATCCatgaaataaatagaaaaagtcTTTTTGTCTTTTCGTTAACAGTACGTGTTAACTGTAATAAAAGGACATTAGCTAtattaactactagctgatgcccgcagcttcgcccgcgtggattggtcagatcccctgcagcatcaggattgaggagttggactccaaattttttatgaaacaatgtcgcaaagttcctctatcgattaaaaaagaaatgacccaaatcggttcagaaatctcggagatttcgatgtacataggtagaaaaacacaactccctttttgaaagtcggttaaaaaagtagcctatgttactccctggtcaattctttacttgtctgtgaaaatcccgtcaaaatcggttcagccgttcccaagattagccttttcaaacagacagacagacagacagacagacaaaaattttaaaaacgtgtgattcagttatagtatcgttcaaataaccatatgaccttaatatgcggtagttatttcgaaattacagacagacactccaattttatttattagtatagatgattaatattaaaatcgaatttgaaatatgctttattgtacattatatcataaaaaaaaacataaaacattACACAGCAGAAATAGTaagtagtacaatttggcggccatATCGCTTTGAAGCGATCTCTGCCAGGCAACCACGTTATAGAGGATAAAATGACTAGTGAGTAtattagtcaaagtcaaagtcaaaatcatttattcaaagtaggtacaattgtactccttttgatggtcgaaattgttaaatttgtacgatatagtggtgataattaattacgtaacttaaaactaaagctacgagggttccaaacgcgcccaagtctgagaagagcccacaacaaactcagccgggtattattattatttactagggcGGACAGACGATCAAGCGTGTGATGGAGGAGACAGGGTGTCACATCCATTTCCCGGACTCCAACCGTACCAGTGCCCAGGAGAAGAGCAACCAAGTGTCCATCGCTGGCGAAATGGACCGCGTGGAACGCGCTAGAGCTCGCGTGCGGGTAAACAACCATTTTAATAGCATTCTACTGTCTTTTAGGCTCTTCTAGAGTTgagagaaattattattttttaattcactactagatgatgcccgcgacttcgtccgcgtggatttaggttttttgaaatcccgtgggaactctttgattttccgggataaaaagtagcctatgtgctaatcctggatattatctatctccattccaaatttcagccaaatccgtccagtagtttttgcgtgaaggagtaacaaacatacacacacacacacacacatacaaactttcgcctttataatattagtataaagatgtgtggtctaagatgggacacgtttacctagaagatgcctattcactcattTTTAAAGATATTCGAATTGTAAttagtaggaaacacagatcgcggaagagtattccaaaccttagccatgcgtatgaggtaTGATGACGCAAAATGTTTCaagcgtgtagatggaatgtggACGACATACCTAATTCCGGATTTCAGATTTGTTTGGGCGGAAGTCCGTATTTAAAATGGCCatcaaacagaacagctgtttttgTACcgctttctttttctttcatgTAGTTAGTGCTATagattaaaagttttaatttttacttacatCAAATAAGGATAAGAGCAAATTAGAAGTCCGGTGTGGTCTTAAACGTTACTTATGAATTCCAGGCATATTTTATATCACTAAAATTATatcctactagaggatgcccgcggcttcacctgcgtggatttcgattttttgaaatcccataagaactctttgattttccaggatgaaaagtagcctatgtccttccccgggatgtatctcatgtctgtaccaaatttaattaaaatcggttcagcggttgggccgtgaaaacgtagcagacggacagacagacagacagacacactttcgcatttataatattagtatggattatatgtctttttaaaagtttattttccctCTCTCAGGCGTCGTAACTCGTGTTCCCCACTGTAGAGTGAATTTTGACCTCTTTCCATCACATTATGACTAGTGTTTTCTACCCTGTTATGTTCTTAGGCGTTGACTCCTCTGGTGTTCTGCTTCGAGCTACCGATCACAACGCAGTCGCAGCCCGACATCAACGCGCCCTACGTGCAGCAGATACAGGAGCAGTACAAAGTGCAGGTGAGAGCCAACACAGCACTGTCATGTGTCAGCTAACCCCTAACCTGAACACATTTTACTTACTCTTATTTGTTGCCAGGTGATGCTGCGAAACCGTCCTAAGCTGCACGCCAACTTGCTGGTAGTGAAGGGGGTGCAGTGGGAGGTGAACGCTACTATGGAAGCCACCACGCTGCTCATGAATTATATGTGCGGACAGCTAGCGGTCAgtataaaaatacctaaatactaCTAATAAAGGGTTGGTCACAAAGTAATATCTTCTTGAATGAATTCTgacggtaggtaggtaatttctGATGTTATGCGGCCGGCGGCCGGCCTTAAAGCGATGTGGTTATAATCATTTCATATCACATcaattattgaaaatgttagaatgtgcGAGAGAGAAGGAAACTTAGATAACCACACAGTAAACCATATTTTTTGTCTCCAGAGCCAGACCAAAGTCCAAACGACCCTGGAGATATCGCCAATGCACCACCCAGTGGTGATCGGTCGCGGCGCGGAGCAACTCAAGCTCATTATGAACGGAACCCATACTCAGATTATGTTCCCTGACGCGGAAGACCCTAATATACCGACCCTGCGCAAGAGCTGTGTCACTATCACCGGCCAGATCAACGACGTTTACAATGCGAGGCAGCAATTGGTGGTTAGTATATTCTAGTGTCTTTCTAGAAGGTCAAAGAAGATTATGAACGGCACCCACACTCAAATCATGTTCCCTGACGCAGACGACCTTAATATACCGACTCTGATCAAAAGTTGCTTCACTATCACTGGCCAGATCAACGACGTTTACAATGTGAAGCAGCAATTGGTGGTTACGGTTAGTATATTCTAGAAGATCACAGAAGATTATCAACAGCACCCACACTCAGATCGTATTCCCTAacaccgtccgtccgtctgactgtctgtctgccatGCGGTGGTCCGTGGACCGTGAAAGAACTTGCTTGTAGGTACATGGACCATCCATATCTGACCTTCAAGCATTAAATATTGTCCCTACATACATAGCAATTTATTAGGTACGTCTCTTGTGATATATTGTCATGCAAATTCGGGCGTGTGCTATTCTCCAAAGCAATCCAATTATGCCTCAATCCATCAGACTGGCATCTCAAGGTCTTTGCGACCATAAACATTGTCGTCTCCATGCCACTTTATTCATACTTGATAAACCGTGTAAAAAGATGCTCTGTGTAGGTGTTCGTTGTGTGTAACGTCGGGTGGCCTTCAATCATAAAGGGCTTGATCGACATACGAGGTTTACCGCGATAttgcctttgtaatattagtgtgatgtgattcgAAATGAAAATTATGTGTGTACAGGGAAGCCTCCCCCTAGTCGTGATCTTTGACGTGCCAGAAGCCAGTTTCCGTGCGGACGCCAACGAAACCGAGCGTCTGATGAGCCAGCACAACGTGCTCATCACTGTGCGTCCCAAGCCCAAGCAGGGCATCACTTCCGTCGTCATCAAGGGCATCGAGAGATGCGCTGGTAAGGCATATCCTATACTTGCGCTGCAAGCGAGCTGCCGTGCGGATGGCGAGGAGACTGAGCGTCTGATGAGCCAGCACAACGTGCTCATCACTGTGCGTCCCAAGCCCAAGCAGGGCATCACTTCCGTCGTCATCAAGGGCATCGAGAGATGCGCTGGTAAGGCATATCCTATACTTGCGCTGCAAGCGAGCTGCCGTGCGGATGGCGATGAGACTGAGCGTCTGATGAGCCAGCACAACGTGCTCATCACTGTGCGTCCCAAGCCCAAGCAGGGCATCACTTCCGTCGTCATCAAGGGCATCGAGAGATGCGCTGGTAAGGCATATCCTATACTTGCGCTGCAAGCGAGCTGCCGTGCGGATGGCGATGAGACTGAGCGTCTGATGAGCCAGCACAACGTGCTCATCACTGTGCGTCCCAAGCCCAAGCAGGGCATCACTTCCGTCGTCATCAAGGGCATCGAGAGATGCGCTGGTAAGGCATATCCTATACTTGCGCTGCAAGCGAGCTGCTGTGCGGATGGCGATGAGACTGAGCGTCTGATGAGCCAGCACAACGTGCTCATCACTGTGCGTCCCAAGCCCAAGCAGGGCATCACTTCCGTCGTCATCAAGGGCATCGAGAGATGCGCTGGTAAGGCATATCCTATACTTGCGCTGCAAGCGAGCTGCCGTGCGGATGGCGATGAGACTGAGCGTCTGATGAGCCAGCACAACGTGCTCATCACTGTGCGTCCCAAGCCCAAGCAGGGCATCACTTCCGTCGTCATCAAGGGCATCGAGAGATGCGCTGGTAAGGCATATCCTATACTTGCGCTGCAAGCGAGCTGCCGTGCGGATGGCGATGAGACTGAGCGTCTGATGAGCCAGCACAACGTGCTCATCACTGTGCGTCCCAAGCCCAAGCAGGGCATCACTTCCGTCGTCATCAAGGGCATCGAGAGATGCGCTGGTAAGGCATATCCTATACTTGCGCTGCAAGCGAGCTGCCGTGCGGATGGCGATGAGACTGAGCGTCTGATGAGCCAGCACAACGTGCTCATCACTGTGCGTCCCAAGCCCAAGCAGGGCATCACTTCCGTCGTCATCAAGGGCATCGAGAGATGCGCTGGTAAGGCATATCCTATACTTGCGCTGCAAGCGAGCTGCCGTGCGTATGGCGATGAGACTGAGCGTCTGATGAGCCAGAACAACGTGCTTATCACTGCGTCCCTTAACCCAAGCAGGGCATCATCTTCGTCGTCATCAAGGGCATCGAGAGATGCGCCGGCAATAATTTAATActgcgctcgcttcgcttgtGCCTATTAATGTTTTTCCTTTGAACTCCCAAAACCAAATTAATACAGAATCAGATTTCGACCTTAAGCCGAACAAAAGGTGCCCGTCTTAAATTCACGTCGGGAACATCGTccacagaagtttttttttaacatcctataagatttttttattttaccggGATACAATAAGCTGACATCTTATAGTGTCTAAAGATTTGCATCTGCTTAAATCAATGGAGAAGTTCGTAAAGATTCGTAATCGGTTCAGGATTCCGGAACCTAATTCCTGGATAAACTACGTATACTAAATATTAAGATGTAATTATCCTTACAGGCGATATCTATGAGGTGCGCCGCGAATTACTTGGCGGCAGCGAGCCTTCCGTCACCGTGGAAATCCCCGAATCCTACAACATCCCAGCGGGCACCAGGGCTATGCCAAACTTTAGCCCGTTCAATCCCTTCTCGCCAACCCCAGTGCCAGTAAACACCTCTCCGCGCTCGCAGTACAACCTCCAACTTCTCACCGACTTGGCCAATTATAACCTTGGCAGCCCAATGTATGGTCACGGTCCCCCTACTCCTGGTGGTTACCCGGCACCAATATCCCCGTTGACTATGACACCGCCAATATTCCCGGGATGGATTATACCGTCGCCACAGCCTCGCCCTGGAGCCTTCCACTTCCCGGGAATGGCTGCCAACCCGGGACCCAACATGTACAAGACCCAGGCATCTTGGAACCGTGAGTGTATTCTTTTATAGTTCTCCATTTATTGTTTCTAACTTTTATCAGGCTTAGCAGAGACTTAGCCAACTTGGTAAACCTTGGCAGTTCAATTGGTCAAGGATTGCTTCACAATGAGTAAATGTAATGAATCCTCTCAACTTGGCTCTAACTTGACCAACTTGGCTAATCTTGGCAGTCCAATGTACGGCCACGGTCCCCCTACGCCTGATGGTAACTTGGCAAACTTTGCACCTTGgcaccccaacgtctatcgggtTTCGATTTCGACTTGGTAGTTTGcaaatttattaaacaaaatattggaaaagaGATTAAAATGATGATTTTGTTCACAGAGATGTCTGGTACCGCTGATGTGACGTCATGTGCACAAATGCCGCATGACCAGAGACACGtaagttaaaactttaacttggtatgcaaggtgtaaccagaacgctagcaaaacttagcgttattattatactaccttagcACAATCCAATGGCAATAGCCATTGCCTTAAATCTTGTAGTGATAACATTAAATTCAAAGCTTCGATTGAACACCCCTAtaatatcaacacttgctggcaaactcagctctgGCAAATTCAAAATACGCTCTATAGGTACGTCATCTCAGCCTAAGATGTAAGTTGTCTAGATTTGAGCCTTGCTCGCGTTTTCCAGAcatttttgtcttttttttttgccGGGGTTTAATCTTCCAAAGACTTGAGCATATTAATTTTTCTGTATCAGATGATGAGCTCGAGCTCGCAGGCGAGCAGCAGCGGCTACCAGAGCAACTTCACCGGCAGCTCCATATCGCTCGACACGCAGAACATTTccggtaatattttattatagcgCAGGCGATTTGAACGAAATCTCGAAACAAAGTAGTTTTGATTATTGGCACATGAGTTATTAGTTATTTGACCTTACGCTCTTAGAAGTATGTCTTCAAAAGTTCCTATCACTAGGATGTCGGCTTTCCCCTGTCCGCCCCAAAATAAATGTTTCCCGATTGTGGTGttgctgaataataataaattaactcCGCAAAATCTATTAGAGCTATGAAAAATCCGTCAATAGCAAAAATAATTCTAACTAACTACAACAGATAGAACTAATAGTTTCagaaatacatttaaaaaattaagtcctcgtttgcgagtctgactcgcacttgaccatttacttttatttttatatttgttcaGGCACCGCCAGCAACGTGGGTTCTCCCTCAGTGTCGCCGATCAGCAACCACGTCAGCATCCACAGCCCCACGGCTTCCACCAGCAACAGTTCCACGTCCACGGACGCTGATCGCACGCAACAAGGTtaaacttaggctgagatctattgaGCACactagggtgagatctataaatCGCATTCAGACTTTGCTTATACTTaagccagagttaaaacgagacagatgtatatctctcacgtaaatctgtctcgttttaactcaattttaagtctgagcaaagtcaaagtgcgctttataaatctcacccttagacttagctcagacttaagactctgttaaaacgagactgcgttataccgctggcataaatctgtctcgttttaactgaaactcaagtctaagcaaagtcaaagtgcactctgtTGATTTCAACCTTAGGGCCAGCGCACATCTAGCGAGGCAAACCATTAGGAAGTTCATGACAGCTGGGAAACGAAGAATTATTTTGTTCTAAAGTCATTTtcttccattccattccatcagcctgtatgcgtccactgctgggcataggcttTTCCAAGtccgcgccaccaaacacggtcctccgccttcctcatccacccgctccccgccaccttcttcaggtcatcggtccagcagaCTGCAGGTCATCCCACGCAGGGCTTTCCGACGGTCTCCaatccagaacacgtctgcctcaTCAGCCGTCGGTTCatgacagacatgacctgcccacagcttgctaatcctttgagctatgtcggtcgcttttgttcttctgcgaatttcctcgttccgtaTTTTATCCCTGAGAATAATACCCAatatagctcgctccatagtgCGCTGAGCGGCTTTTCAGACATTTTGTCagtaatttttaacaaattatatattttttattaattatggAAATGGCTTTActgatatacttaaataatataacatttaaaTAGATTTGGCGAACATAATTTCGGAACTACCGATATCGGATCGTCGCGCTGTTGGCTGCGAGAAGAAAACGTTGGAGACTCTCAAGATCTCCCCGCCTTCCGAATACAGAAAGTTGCAGGCCGAAGCCAGTAAGGTACGTACTACATGTCGGATACTGCAAGCACTTATTGTACgacgagtttttatttttcttttgaatttattttatttatttcatcatcatcatcaatcaattAACATCAGGTGAATCCACCTGCTCATTTGTTGCTATATAAAAAAGCGAGTCAGTATTAATGTGTGAAAACTTTcactaattaaaaattataataaaaatctttacttgaaagtgttcagtttaagaaatcagtcaaaataatgagtttgacgtgagttactcgatactctgactaatttcttaaactggacacttcCAAGTagttaaagatttttatataaacctgtggagctGGTACTGCCGTTGGAGCTATTATGAATAcgataagcctactttgtcgtattagtttacaaatcgcgaaaaaccaaatttttgaattttgctgGCAGACTCTTGTCgtgcactttaaaaaaaatattgagaaaCATTCtaggtacaaattaaaaaaaagtagtttgtaggtacatacattctCGTTCAGAAAATGGCAATCACCAGACTTCAACATAGTGCTTCTCTAGTGGCCTAAAggttttacaagtaggtacatttacggTTTGGCCGAATATTGGCTGAATACCTATTCGGCTATTTCGCCCATCTATTAATCATACCAACGTTTGCAGGCCATGCAGGAGTCTGTAGGAGGCGGGTACCGAGTGCCAAACAACCGCTGGTCGGGATACTTCTTCAGCCAAACCTCGCCCGGGCCCTTGAACCTGCAAGAGAATGGAGGCATGACCACGGTAAGAACCCTCGTGTTTTCCTGCTTGAATAGGCTATTTTGTCaattttgggttccgtacctcaaaaggaaaatccgaaccctaataggatcactttgttgtctatctgtctctctgtctatccgtctgtcccgGTTATCCCGGCAAACTTGGTTGGTTATTCCtccacttgagcattaaagccaaCATGCTTCAAGCAGGAAGAATCGCCGGATTAAGCTGTGTTATGTGTGGCACAACGCGAAAACAGGTTCCAGCTCAGCATAACGCTGTATGCCTTGAtacactaaggttgaaatctatagggcgcactttgactttgcttagacttaagtttcagttaaaaagagacagatttatgccagcggtataacgctgtctcattttaacagtgtaaGTCTGAGGAAAGTCAAATTGCGCTCTATATTCTCAGCCTAATAGCATACAGCGCTGGTTTTAAGCAAGGATCCTGAACGGGGTGATACAGTAATTACATGTTTTTGTCGCTTACAGCCTGAAAGGGGTTGGAATCGTTCGGAGTTATCGCGTCCCAATATTATGGTGACTTCGCCTCCACAACGAGCCTCGCCGTCCACGTCGTCTCATTCGCACACCCCGTCGCCCGCGCAGTCTCACACTCCGTCGCCCGCGCAGTCACATACGCAGTCGCCCGCGCAGTCGCACACGCAATCGCCGGCGCAGTCACACACGCAGTCGCCAGCACAGTCGCTCATGCCGTCGCCACCAAAAAGGAAACCATGCACCTACCAGATGCTGTACGATCTGCTCAGAGACCGCGGCCTCTACAAGTATATCGGTGAGCATATTACGGCGACTCGCAACGAGCCTCGCCGTCCACGTCGTCGGCGTATTCACACACGCCGTCGCCCGGCAGTCGCATACACTATCGCCACCAAACAGTAAGCTATGCACCTACCAGATGCTGTGCGATTTGCTGAGATGCTCTACAAATATATTGGTGAGCATATTACGGGGACTTCGCAACCAGCCACGCCACCAAAAAGGAAACCATGCACCTATCAGTTGCTGTACGATCAGCTGAGAAACCGCAGTCACTACAAGTATAATGTCCTTAAGTTACTCAAGTTTAACACTCTCCAATTTTGTGCCAAAGTTACTTCAACTTTGTTCTACGCTTAGATCTGAATATAGGGTAATTCTTAAACCCGCTAATAAACTAAACAATTGTTTGCAGAATTGTTCAAGAGGCACGAGCTGGACTTGCCCACATTCGCATCGCTGAACGAGGGTGACCTCATCGAGATTGGAGTGTCTGCCTTCGGTGCGCGCAAGAAGATGCTGTCAATCATGGCTGGTGAGTGTTGTGTTACCAACTGGCACTGTtcccgagtagggttg comes from Maniola jurtina chromosome 17, ilManJurt1.1, whole genome shotgun sequence and encodes:
- the LOC123873702 gene encoding protein bicaudal C homolog 1 isoform X2, yielding MASTNFLTAKSRLSEFKNSSDKDTISEASESGTSNSVTSAEDLQKLAVILGLNSVEDVYQERFRVDRRRLEAMLAENLEESQTAQAFFHRVMNETNTLINWPARLKIGARSKKDPHVRIAGRPDDVRLAREKIMQLLDTRSNRVTMKIDVSYTDHSHIIGKGGQTIKRVMEETGCHIHFPDSNRTSAQEKSNQVSIAGEMDRVERARARVRALTPLVFCFELPITTQSQPDINAPYVQQIQEQYKVQVMLRNRPKLHANLLVVKGVQWEVNATMEATTLLMNYMCGQLASQTKVQTTLEISPMHHPVVIGRGAEQLKLIMNGTHTQIMFPDAEDPNIPTLRKSCVTITGQINDVYNARQQLVGSLPLVVIFDVPEASFRADANETERLMSQHNVLITVRPKPKQGITSVVIKGIERCAGKAYPILALQASCRADGDETERLMSQHNVLITVRPKPKQGITSVVIKGIERCAGKAYPILALQASCRADGDETERLMSQHNVLITVRPKPKQGITSVVIKGIERCAGKAYPILALQASCCADGDETERLMSQHNVLITVRPKPKQGITSVVIKGIERCAGKAYPILALQASCRADGDETERLMSQHNVLITVRPKPKQGITSVVIKGIERCAGKAYPILALQASCRADGDETERLMSQHNVLITVRPKPKQGITSVVIKGIERCAGKAYPILALQASCRADGDETERLMSQHNVLITVRPKPKQGITSVVIKGIERCAGDIYEVRRELLGGSEPSVTVEIPESYNIPAGTRAMPNFSPFNPFSPTPVPVNTSPRSQYNLQLLTDLANYNLGSPMYGHGPPTPGGYPAPISPLTMTPPIFPGWIIPSPQPRPGAFHFPGMAANPGPNMYKTQASWNQMSGTADVTSCAQMPHDQRHMSSSSQASSSGYQSNFTGSSISLDTQNISGNASNVGSPSVSPISNHVSIHSPTASTSNSSTSTDADRTQQDLANIISELPISDRRAVGCEKKTLETLKISPPSEYRKLQAEASKAMQESVGGGYRVPNNRWSGYFFSQTSPGPLNLQENGGMTTPERGWNRSELSRPNIMVTSPPQRASPSTSSHSHTPSPAQSHTPSPAQSHTQSPAQSHTQSPAQSHTQSPAQSLMPSPPKRKPCTYQMLYDLLRDRGLYKYIELFKRHELDLPTFASLNEGDLIEIGVSAFGARKKMLSIMAELRKQPRTFDAPAAPTEVRLLNSPTQYNTAARTQDNW
- the LOC123873702 gene encoding protein bicaudal C isoform X3 is translated as MASTNFLTAKSRLSEFKNSSDKDTISEASESGTSNSVTSAEDLQKLAVILGLNSVEDVYQERFRVDRRRLEAMLAENLEESQTAQAFFHRVMNETNTLINWPARLKIGARSKKDPHVRIAGRPDDVRLAREKIMQLLDTRSNRVTMKIDVSYTDHSHIIGKGGQTIKRVMEETGCHIHFPDSNRTSAQEKSNQVSIAGEMDRVERARARVRALTPLVFCFELPITTQSQPDINAPYVQQIQEQYKVQVMLRNRPKLHANLLVVKGVQWEVNATMEATTLLMNYMCGQLASQTKVQTTLEISPMHHPVVIGRGAEQLKLIMNGTHTQIMFPDAEDPNIPTLRKSCVTITGQINDVYNARQQLVGSLPLVVIFDVPEASFRADANETERLMSQHNVLITVRPKPKQGITSVVIKGIERCAGDIYEVRRELLGGSEPSVTVEIPESYNIPAGTRAMPNFSPFNPFSPTPVPVNTSPRSQYNLQLLTDLANYNLGSPMYGHGPPTPGGYPAPISPLTMTPPIFPGWIIPSPQPRPGAFHFPGMAANPGPNMYKTQASWNQMSGTADVTSCAQMPHDQRHMMSSSSQASSSGYQSNFTGSSISLDTQNISGTASNVGSPSVSPISNHVSIHSPTASTSNSSTSTDADRTQQDLANIISELPISDRRAVGCEKKTLETLKISPPSEYRKLQAEASKAMQESVGGGYRVPNNRWSGYFFSQTSPGPLNLQENGGMTTPERGWNRSELSRPNIMVTSPPQRASPSTSSHSHTPSPAQSHTPSPAQSHTQSPAQSHTQSPAQSHTQSPAQSLMPSPPKRKPCTYQMLYDLLRDRGLYKYIELFKRHELDLPTFASLNEGDLIEIGVSAFGARKKMLSIMAELRKQPRTFDAPAAPTEVRLLNSPTQYNTAARTQDNW